The following is a genomic window from Mauremys mutica isolate MM-2020 ecotype Southern chromosome 4, ASM2049712v1, whole genome shotgun sequence.
AGACCTGGGTGGAGCACACAGTAAGAGAGGCACTCTGTGCAATAGGGGAGGCAGGCTGGCCTCACAGTTAAGACACTGGCCTGGATCTCAGGACACTTTGGTTCAATTCCTAGTGCTGCCACAAACCCACTCATGCAAGTCACTGAAtcgctctgggcctcagttttcccatctgtaaaatagggctaaTAACCCCTTCTTTGCCTAGAATGTGAGCTCGCTGAGTGTCTGAGCAGCACCTGCCATAAGCAGGGCCCCTGATCTTggttggcaggggagggggaagtctgtgcagcacctgacaCAAAGGGGGTCTTGATCTCGGTCGGggggtttgtgcagcacctggcacagtgggacCTCCATCTGAAATGAGGTCTGCACAGCGCCCGGCATAATGGGGCCCCGATGTTGGCAGGAACATGGAGGGGTTATCCTAATGTGAGGCACTGTAGGGCAGGGGGACATGTGGCAGGAAGGAGTGTGCCAGGAATACTGACATTGCAGATGGCAAGGGATGAGCTAGTGTGCAAAGGGAAGGTGGTGAAAAGGGTGAGTGTGCGAGAAGGCCTGAGTATGGCCAGGAGTGTGTGTGCaaggggagaggggtgtgtgagAAGAGTCAGCCAGAGCACACGCGTGTGAGAGGAAACCGGTGAGCGAGCAAGGCCTGGGGCAGAGACTCCCAAGGAGATGGCTGCGGGCAAGTGTGTCTAGATTGCGGTTTCCAATTCCAGGCACCCACGTTCAAGCAAGATGAAGCCAGAGTGGACCAGGTGCAGCGATGGGCAGTCAGGGGCCTGCAGGGCCGATCGCAGCAGAGGAGGCCAGATGCGCTAGGCTGGGTTAGCCTGGCGAAGCACTGGCTGAGAGGGTCTGATTGCTCCCTACTGACCCATCAGGGTAGGGAGCAGAGCTGTAAGCGATGCTGGCACCGGAGGAGGTGGAGACAAACCGGGCAGGAAGCAAGGGAGGCTGGACAGGAGAAGAAGGTTTCTGGCCATCGGAGGAGGAAGGGTCTGGATTGgcctcccagcagcagccctgcaggCCAGGAACTGAGCAGGTTTGAGGATGGAGCTtgaggggggaagcaggggcttgagatggagggaaggaggggctgggagagcagcgaCTGGGCTCGGTGACCCAGAAGGGCCCTTCCGGTCCAATGTCCCGGTTGGACACGGGGTCATGGGGGAGCTGAAGGAGAGCGGCAGAGGGGTGGGAGCGCTCACCTGCTGGCCACCAGGCAGTATTTCTGTGGAGAGGAAGACGAAGGTGAAGATTAGCACCTGGCCCACAACatctccccattcccagcccaccgccccaccccacctctaaCCACAGAGGCGAGAGCATCACGTTAAAAAAGACAGacagggttggggggtggggctgacagACACggagagccgggggagggggcagtgcatgTGTGGGCCGGGGGATCACACCCAGACCCAGAGGCGCGTGTTGGGGAGGGGAACGGGCACAGGGACTTGGTGCGTAGGTAAGGGGGACAGAGACACGGGGATGTTTGGGGTCACCTTAGTCAGGTGGTCACAGACAGACAGAAACAGGGGCTGGGGTCACAGACAAATAGAGGGTGGGGTGGGATCCCTGAGAGACAGACACCGGggatggagtcacagacagaggcagggggtggggtcccagagaGAAAGACGGACGAAGGGACAGAGTCCCAGACAGACAGagatggggggggtcagggggtcTCTCCTCACCCTCAGGAACTCGGTCTGACTCTCCTCCTGCACCTCGCCCAGCACAGCCTCCATCTGCTTGAGCTGGTCTAGGTAGTGGCCCATGGTCTTGTGCTCATCCCGCAGCACGGCCGTGGCCTGCTGCTGCACCCGCTCTGCCTCCCGGCCCAGCGAGGCTTCCAGCGTCACCAGGTAGGCGCGCATCACCCCCAGCTGCTCCGACACCTGCTGCTTGAATCGCACCACTGTGTCCTgcagcgagggagggagggatggtcaCTGCCTTGCCACTCCCCCCTATTTCCCCGATCCCCCCTGGGGTCAGAGCTCCCCCAATagcacttcccctccctgatCTGCTCCAATCCCTGGGGTGGGAGCCCCCCAGCAACCTCCTCCCCACATTTGTCTTCATGAATATGGAGGATGCACACACTGCTTTGTTACTGTAGGATCTCCTGACATTGCTAGGGTAACACAtggcttgttattgtagggtaTCTCATCAGTGCTGCGGGTCGTGCACACACTACTTTGTTATTGAAGGGTCTCCTGACATTGCTAGATCTACACATGGTTTGTTGCTGTGAATTTCTCATGGACACTGGGGTGGCACACactgctttgttattgtagggtctctagTGAGGACTTAACTATTGGGAGTAGCTTGTTTGACATTCACTGAAAGGAGAAGAGTGTGTAACTTCTTGGTGCTGGCAGGTAGGCCAGTGGGATCCCTTTGAACTAACAGTGCCTTCACCCAATGTTTCAGATGCATCACAGATCCCCTTCCACATCACACATCCGAATCTCCTCAACacgtgtacgtacacacacacaccaccctgcTGTCTCACCTCCACCTCTGCTATCTGTCTGTTCAGCAGAGTGATCGTTTTCTCCTTACGCACTTGTGCCTCCTGCAGTTGAATTTGCTGCTGGGGAAGTTGTTTCTGAgagagcaagagaaaaagaggaatCGAGTGGTCTGATCcagggtggcagggagggggcgggataccgggctagatgggcccatgggtctgatccagagtggcagggagggggcgggataccgggctagatgggcccatgggtctgatccagggtggcagggagggggcggaataccgggctagatgggcccatgggtctgatccagggcggcagggagggggcgggatacCGGGcaagatgggcccatgggtctgatccagagtggcagggagggggcgggataccgggctagatgggcccatgggtctgatccagggtggcagggagggggcgggataccgagctagatgggcccatgggtctgatccagggtggcagggagggggcgggataccgggctagatgggcccatgggtctgatccagggtggcagggaggggggcgggctagatgggcccatgggtctgatccatgGGGGGACTGAGGGGGCAGGACACCAggttagatgggcccatgggtctgttACCTTCATCCTCTGGTGGGCCTCGGCGGCCGTGATGATGTTGTGGCCTTTGTGCTTGCCCAGCGAGGCGCACACCCCGCAGATGACCTGCTGGTCCTGCTCGCAGTAGACGCTCAGGGGGTCCATGTGCTCCTCGCAGTGGTCGTGGGGCACCTGCCGGAAGCACTGCACCAGGTGCTCCATCTGCTGGTTGATGCGCAGCTGCTCCACCTTGGTGGGGGCCTGGCAGGTGGGGCAGGCCGCGGCCTGGGACAGGCACTCCAGGCAGAAGGTGTGGCCGCACTCAGCCGTCACCGGGGCCTTGAACAGCTTCAGGCAGCTGGGGCAGCTCAGGTCCTGGTGCATGCCCTGCATCAGGCGCTGCTTGGAGTTCGACATGGCTGGGTGGTGGGGcgggctggcagagaggggacaGAAGGTGACTGATGtacccccattcccaccccctgagccagccaggcctgcaGCCAAAGCCCCCTAGGGGGCCTGCTTGGGATAAATTagtcatttcccttccccctgtgcTGCCTCCGCATGTGTCTGGCCTATGCAGAGGAATGTTAACCCTGCGTGGTATCTGCCGGGCCCATGGCTGCAAGGTGACAAATACCTATAAATAGCTGGCTTGGAATGGACatggcaatgggagctgagctctgggGCCGGCGGATTCTCCATTTGTGGATCACGGCCTCTCCCTGGGAGTTGTCTGACTGTGTTGCAAATACACAGCCCTGCTTTTTTGTCCGGACGCTATTTTGCTACAGTATATTCCACGGCACCCAGGCATTGCAGTGAATTGCACGGGATTTATGGCTTTGCAGTTGTGTGCTGTTTGGCAGCGAATATGTATTGCTTTCTGTTCCCTCTGCTGCAGTGTGCCGTGCGTGGTAGGGCACTGCCCTGTAGTCTTGTTAAGCACAAAGTATTTATCGCAGTGAATTCCACATGCGTCGATTGGCATTGTGTTGCATGGTGTTTTGGTGCAGTGAGGTGCATTGTGTTGCAGTCATTGTACTGTTGTGATGGAGTGCAGGTAGGACAAAAAGTAGTTGGCTTAACTGCagtatgtgtgtatgtgggggttaCAGACAGGCAGTTCTcgggcctgtgttatccagggtgtgacgaagtgggactgttcttaa
Proteins encoded in this region:
- the TRIM72 gene encoding tripartite motif-containing protein 72, translating into MSNSKQRLMQGMHQDLSCPSCLKLFKAPVTAECGHTFCLECLSQAAACPTCQAPTKVEQLRINQQMEHLVQCFRQVPHDHCEEHMDPLSVYCEQDQQVICGVCASLGKHKGHNIITAAEAHQRMKKQLPQQQIQLQEAQVRKEKTITLLNRQIAEVEDTVVRFKQQVSEQLGVMRAYLVTLEASLGREAERVQQQATAVLRDEHKTMGHYLDQLKQMEAVLGEVQEESQTEFLRKYCLVASRLQKILGESPPVARMDIQLPIITDDFKFQVWRKMFRALMPALENLTFDPDTAHPNLVVSEDGKRVECVEHKQPVSSDDPGRFDKSNCVVSRQSFSSGEHYWEVTVGDKPRWGLGLISAEAGRKGRLQALPSNGFWLVGCKEGKNYEAHVEHKEPRLLRVESKPSRIGLYLSFEDGMLGFYDAGDEDNLVQLFAFHTRFTTTVYPFFDVCWHDKGKNSQPLVIYEPEPEAS